The following is a genomic window from Hymenobacter sp. APR13.
GTAGCCGAGGAATCTCGCGTGCTGACGTTGTCGGAGCAGCTCGCCCGCTTCGGAGCAACGAATGCGCCTCACCCCCGGCCCCCTCTCCGGAAAGGAGATGGGGAGCCTGACGAATAGGGTAATTTGGCGAGCGAGATGCTTCGCTTCGCTCAGCATGACATTCGGCAGTCGTTCTATCCGGCCGGAACGGGCTGCTTTTCGATAACGTAGGTGCGGAAGTCCTTGAACAGGCGGGTCATGTACTCCGGGTCGGGCTCCATGATGGCCTGACCCTGGATGTTCTGGCGGCGGGGCGCGTAGCGGCGCGAAGGTAGCTGCTCAAACTGCTGCCGCTGCGCCGCGGGCAGCGCCTGCAGATTCAGCACGGTATGGTCGCCCCACACGTTGGGGTCCATTTTGCGCAGTTGGGCTTCCGGCGAAAGCAGGAAGTTGATGGCCACCAGCGCCGCCTCGGGGTGGCGGGCGCCGCGCACCACGCCCAGGTAGTGCGAGTTCTGGATGGTGCCCGGCAGCGGCACGTAGGCACGGGCCGTGGCCGGAAACACCTTCTGGTTGACCTTGTTGTCCACCTCGGCGTCGTTGTTGGAAAACGTGAAGGCTACCTCGCCGTTGGCAAACAGCTGGTGCAGCGGCGCCAGCTGCTCCGGAAACGTCTGGCCCTGCTTCCAGAAATACGGCCGGCTGGCGTTGATCTGCCGCCACAGCGCGCCCGACCACTTCCGGTACACACCCTCATCAAACTTGCCCCGGAACAGCTCCGGCTTGCCCGACAGCGCTATCATCCACGACTTGAGCAGCGTCATGCCCGTGAATTCGTTCGGGATGGTGAACTGGCCGGGGTGGGCCTGCACGAAGGCTGGCAGCTCGGCAAACGAGCGGGGCGGCCGCGCCACCCGCGCCGAGTCGTAGATGAAGTTGAACTGCACGTTGCCCCAGGGCGCTTCCATGCCCGCCACCGGCTGCTGAAAATCGGTGTTGATGAACGGGTTCTGCATATCCAGCAGCCGGGCGTTCGGCAGCTTGTCCACGAAGGGCCCCAGCAGGGCATCCACCTGCCGCAGCTGGTAAAACGTCTCGCCGTTGATCCAGACCATATCGGCCTCACTGGGCTGCCCGGCCTGCAGCTCGGCGGCCAGCGTCTGAACCAGTTGCGCACCCTGGCCGGCCGCAATTTCCAGCTCGATGCCGTAGCGCCGCTGCAGCTCGGGCTTCACGTAGGTGCTCATGTAGCGGTTGATGAGCGGGTCGCCCATCCACATCAGCATGCTCACGGTCTGGCCTTTGGCGGCCGCCTCTATCTGCGGCCAGGTTTGGGTGAGCACCTGCTGTGGCTCCCGCGCCTTGTCGGTGGGGTTGCAGGCGGAGAGCAGGGCGAGGATAGGGAAAAGGTATTTTTTCATTCGTTGGGAAGGTAATGTCAAAGAACGTGTCATGCTGAGCTTGCCGAAGCATCTCTACCGCT
Proteins encoded in this region:
- a CDS encoding ABC transporter substrate-binding protein translates to MKKYLFPILALLSACNPTDKAREPQQVLTQTWPQIEAAAKGQTVSMLMWMGDPLINRYMSTYVKPELQRRYGIELEIAAGQGAQLVQTLAAELQAGQPSEADMVWINGETFYQLRQVDALLGPFVDKLPNARLLDMQNPFINTDFQQPVAGMEAPWGNVQFNFIYDSARVARPPRSFAELPAFVQAHPGQFTIPNEFTGMTLLKSWMIALSGKPELFRGKFDEGVYRKWSGALWRQINASRPYFWKQGQTFPEQLAPLHQLFANGEVAFTFSNNDAEVDNKVNQKVFPATARAYVPLPGTIQNSHYLGVVRGARHPEAALVAINFLLSPEAQLRKMDPNVWGDHTVLNLQALPAAQRQQFEQLPSRRYAPRRQNIQGQAIMEPDPEYMTRLFKDFRTYVIEKQPVPAG